A genomic window from Candidatus Omnitrophota bacterium includes:
- a CDS encoding DUF4139 domain-containing protein, with protein sequence MINFIISPIFTVGMAEEVNTPNYVSQPKEMMIHESGFAIVKDIAKIDAQDTVQVELPKETILRTLIILDGGKRVKSFNSSNIENFPPPTIMYGRAPESSVRSDLSPQKTPTTPSPQPSQENIISWKTDIKGQREVTLEYSVSGISWSPIYDLNLSNKENSMLVYSALITNTVMPFKEVKIGLTAGDSKQWQDNPYYDRRLPAEVAIIYDITLDTPIRQAPSPRINVGCKYEVGKRNLDIGTTSIEILSADLKYRKEFVWVTLFGQRVDIHYEIKNTTAQTLAKGGVDVYQNGTYLGKDNILLTSPGELAHITFSGADAIKVSKDINLTTVEDRSQNKNRHEVSLNIGNISKEDVAVKIFDMKYPYTSDIEYSVKPIKESGNTVIWEIALPPAGKKSILYDFYSDGRYTNPYDASY encoded by the coding sequence GTGATAAATTTTATAATTTCTCCAATTTTTACAGTTGGCATGGCAGAAGAAGTTAATACGCCAAATTATGTTAGTCAGCCAAAAGAGATGATGATCCATGAAAGCGGTTTCGCCATTGTTAAGGATATCGCGAAGATAGATGCGCAAGACACGGTACAAGTAGAATTACCCAAAGAGACCATATTAAGAACATTAATTATTCTTGATGGCGGGAAAAGGGTTAAATCATTTAATTCATCAAATATTGAGAATTTCCCACCGCCTACGATTATGTACGGAAGAGCACCAGAAAGTTCTGTTCGCAGTGATTTATCTCCCCAAAAAACGCCGACAACACCTTCTCCCCAACCTTCTCAGGAGAACATAATAAGCTGGAAAACGGATATTAAAGGTCAAAGAGAGGTTACCTTGGAATATTCGGTTAGCGGGATCAGTTGGTCTCCGATTTATGATCTAAATTTGTCAAATAAAGAAAACTCTATGCTAGTTTACAGTGCGCTTATTACCAACACAGTTATGCCATTTAAAGAGGTAAAGATAGGCCTAACTGCTGGTGATAGTAAGCAATGGCAAGATAACCCTTACTATGACCGACGCCTGCCGGCCGAGGTAGCTATTATATATGATATTACGTTAGATACCCCGATTCGCCAAGCACCTTCTCCACGTATTAATGTTGGCTGTAAGTACGAAGTAGGTAAGCGTAATTTAGACATTGGGACAACATCTATCGAGATATTAAGCGCAGATTTAAAATACAGAAAAGAGTTTGTCTGGGTGACTCTTTTTGGGCAGAGGGTAGATATTCACTATGAAATAAAGAATACGACCGCGCAGACATTAGCTAAAGGCGGGGTGGACGTCTATCAAAACGGTACATATCTAGGGAAAGATAATATTCTCCTAACGTCTCCGGGCGAATTGGCGCATATCACTTTTTCCGGCGCGGATGCCATCAAAGTCAGTAAAGATATAAACTTGACTACCGTTGAAGATAGAAGCCAGAATAAAAACCGTCATGAAGTATCGTTAAATATAGGAAATATTAGCAAAGAAGACGTAGCCGTAAAGATTTTTGATATGAAATATCCATATACTTCGGATATCGAGTATAGCGTGAAACCCATAAAAGAAAGCGGTAACACGGTAATATGGGAAATAGCCCTTCCTCCCGCGGGAAAGAAATCAATTCTTTATGACTTTTATTCTGACGGTAGATATACCAATCCTTATGATGCGTCATATTAA